The genomic DNA GAGCACACTCTGTTGTTTTGGTAGCGCATAATAATCCAGATTTGGATGCAGCGGGAAGCACCGTTGCATTGGCAGACGTCATACGCAAACATTACAAAAAAAATGTTGTTATTGCGTGTTATAATACTTTTCCTGACTCTCTCAAAGAAGTTATGGAAGGTATTGTTTTTGTGCATCCTGAAAAACTAGATCTTGCCTCCTTTGATGTAGCAATTGGTTGTGACAGCGTAGAACGAGGATTTGATCGTCTCATGGAACATCTTTCCCCTGCGTGTGTCAGCGTAACCATCGATCATCATCATGACATTGCCCTCAAGACCGACCTACGCATTATCGATGGAAAATATGCGGCAACATGCGAGATATTATATAATTTTTTCGTACATATAAAATGCGATTTCAATAAAAATATCGCCACGGCACTCCTTGCCGGGATTATCGGAGACACCGGTGCATTTCAACATGCCAACACAACTGCAGAAATATTACAAATTTCCGCAGATCTTATCAAAAGAGGTGCATCAATAACAAAAATTATCTCCACATTGTTCGCAAACCGAAAAATTGAGACATTGAATTTGTGGGGAAAAGCATTGGAAAAAACAAAATTTTACGAAAAAACAGGACTCGCCGTCACAGCAATTACTGAAGATAACATTGCCGGACACGCCGTAAATGGTGTGGAAATTTCCAATATTGCATCCATGCTCACGACAGTGCCGACAGTAAAGATCGCACTCATCGTTTATCAGGCAGACAAAAATACCGTCAAGGGAAGTTTGCGCGCAGAGAAACATGCCAATATAGATGTATCAGAGATCGCACATCGCATTGGCGGTGGCGGACATCCTTTGGCGAGCGGTTTTTCATTGCATGGTCATTTGGAAACCACTTCGGATGGTGGCTGGCACGTTGTATAATAGTGGTATATGAATATCAAAAATCAAAAATTACAAAAACTTAACGAAACTATGCATGTACTATGTGCTTGCACGCTCAAAGCAACGGCAACACACGTTGTACCGGGCAAGGGAAGTGCGGATGCAAAAATCATGTTTATCGGTGAGGCTCCTGGCGCAAAAGAGGATGCCCTGGGAGAACCATTTGTCGGTGCGGCAGGGAAATTTTTGAGCGAATTATTGGCAACAATTGATCTTAAAAGGGAAGATATTTATATTACAAATGTCGTGAAATATCGTCCGCCGGAAAATCGCGACCCTTTGCCAGAAGAGGTTGCTGATTGCTGGTTGTGGCTACAAGAGCAAGTAAAGCTGATCGACCCGCTGCTCATTGTACCACTTGGTCGCCACGCACTTGAACGCTTCGTGCCCGGAAGACGTATTTCTCTGGATCATGGCAAAGCATTTCGCCGTACGATTGATGGACTCGGCGAACGAGTATATTATGCGCTTTATCACCCTGCGGCAGCACTCTATAATGGGGGATTGCGTCAAACACTTTTTGATGATTTTATAAACATTCCAAAGATCATTAGCAAGATCGAGAAAGGTAAGAGATAAAATGCTGCACAAAAATCAATCTTTTTGCGTTGACGGTAACGATAAATTTTGATATTCTTACATTTGTAAACGGTTATGTGGCCGAGTGGTTATCTACCTGCGGTGCATATGGGTACTAAAGTTTATTGCATTTTGTGTTTTTGTTTATTTTGGTCGTGTGGCCGAGTGGTTAGGCAAGGGTCTGCAAAACCCTGTACCCCGGTTCAAATCCGGGCGCGACCTCATTATTAAAGAAAAATTTTCATGCCCAGGTGGTGGAATTGGTAGACACGAGGGACTTAAAATCCCTTGGATGAATAATTCGTGCGAGTTCAAGTCTCGCCCTGGGCACAAAGTGCCAAAAGGTTTTCAAAATCGTAAAAAGAGGTAAAATATGCATAGGTTCTTTTATATTTTTATGTCATGATCCACCTATTACATCATGGAGGTGCGTGTATGGTTTTTGACAAAATATTGTTGTGGACAATGCTCGTTTTTTTTGTGATAAGCTTGTTTCCGATGATTTATAAATATATCATCAAGCCTTTTGTTGAATTTTTCAGGTGGCGCAATGAACGTGAAAGGTTGCACGCCATGCGAACAAAAATCTCCACCTACCCGCAAGGAGGGGACTGATCATGATAACAAAAACCATGACACATGCACAACATCTTGTACAAATAATCGTTTTTGTAGTTTTGTCTCTTATGGTACTTGCCGTTTGTGTCAGTATCTACCCACGGAGAAGAAAAAAGTGAAAGAAGAAATAATAGAAAACGCCTGTTGCAGTAATTGCAACAGGCGCCTTCTTTTTATTTATCGTTTTGTTTATATTACAACATATGCTTCAAATTGTTGTCGTCCGAAAGCAAACGCCTCACTTTTTGTTTCCATATAGATATCAAATCGATTGTTTTTGATCGCACCACCTCGGTCCTCACAAATATAGGTACCCATACCTTCAATATGAATTTTAGTACCAAATTTATATTCTTTTGGACACGCGAGCGTACGATTTTCTTTTACTTTGTTTCCAGAAGCGGTGATCCCATCACTTTTTCCACACTCATCTGCTGCAGCCGTATAGGCTGAAGCATTGATCGTGAATTTTTGTGGTTCCGGTTCTTTGTAGGCTGCTTTTTGGTAGTTACCACCTGCTATGCCACATGCAAGACCACCATTATTTGTATCAAGATATGTTTTTTGTGTTTTTTCGTCTTTTGTTTCATTTATGTTCTCCTGTGCTTGTGCAACCGGTGTTGCCAGCACCATCAATACTCCTATAAATAAAAGATATCTCATTAAAGAGATCAAATGTTTAGCATGTCTATGATACTTCACCGAAGCTTTTCTCATAGGAACATGGTCAACAAAAAATAGCCGGTATTTTATGTCAACCGAATATTATATCACAATAATCAAGTTTTGTCAATATCCACTAAGCGGATTTTTGAATTACGGCTTTAAGGTCTTTTTTGCAATTATCGATTTCCTCATCGATGATCTGATCAGCGTTGTCCACAAAATGATCGATAAAAAGAAGGATTTTATCAGGGTTATCCTTATTGGCATTGATTTTATCGATAAAAACCTGCTTTTTTTCCTCCGGTGTATTGTTAATGAGACGTAACACGATCCTATTGGTAAGCAATGCATTGATCTCATCCAATAGAAAGAGCTTCTTGGTTTCTGTGATTTCGCCAAGATTAAGATCCTCAAGAATTGTGGTTGGTGTTTTTGTTTTCATATATTTCCTAATTTTTCTTGTTCTGCTTCAATTTCTTTGGAGGTAAGTATGTTTGATGAGTTGGATAAATCAAATGATCGAGGAGTAGATTCTTGGGTGACTGCCGTCAATTCCGCAGAGTTCTTTTCTTGAAATAATCGAAGTAAGTCGTGATCAAAAAAGTGGTCAGCATGAATCATTTCCTGCTTTTTGTCTCCTTCGAGGGATAAAGAATTGTCAGCCGTATATTCATCCAGTCGCCATGCGTAATATTTTTCAGCATCATTTTTGTTCAATCCCTGTGTCATTAGTTGCCGTATTTGTTCTTCTTTAAAAATCGCAATCGTTTTTTGTGCCATATTACTAAAAACTTCTTTGACAACAGTCACATGTTTTTCTGTGGGAACATTTTTTTGCTTCAGGATTTTTTGTGCAATCTCCTCGTTTTTGGCATAGTGTTGATAGAGCATTTCATAGAGTTGTTGTTGTGATGTTACAACGAATGTCTCTGTATCTGGTTTTTCTTTCTCTAGATCATCATGCTCATTGTGTTCATTGTCTGAATCATTTTTTGACACAAGCATTTCTTGCACGACATCAATATTTTTTACCGCTTCCGCATGCGCTGTCGGCTGTGTATCAAAAGTAAAAATTGTCGCGAGACCATTAATGCCATATCTCCCGAGTTCGTTTTGCACCGCTGTGTTTTCTCTCCCGACCCAATCATGCAATTGTCTCGCCTGACGATCTTCTTGTGCCGTGGGATTTTGTATACGTTCTGAAAATTCCATATCTTTTTATTTATATGTATAGTATACCACAAAATATTTTTTTCCCGCATGCAAAAATTTGTACACTCTTCAAACCTGTGTTACGGTTATTTCATCACATACCTATGTTTTATCTATGAGCACACAATTTATCCACAAAAAATCATTGGGGCAAAACTTTTTGAAAGATGACACGCTCATTGCGCGCATCGTTGATCTTGCCAACATTCTCCCGACAGATGCCGTGTTGGAAATTGGTCCAGGGCAGGGTATTTTGACCGCACTTTTGGCAAAACGGGCACAAAAAGTTGTGGCGATCGAATTGGATGATCGCCTTATTCCCATTCTCGCAAAGCGTTTTGCAAACAATGCTCATGTCACAATCATTCATGATGATGTGCTAAAAACAGATTTTTCCACATTGTCCGCAGAGCA from Parcubacteria group bacterium includes the following:
- a CDS encoding uracil-DNA glycosylase, encoding MNIKNQKLQKLNETMHVLCACTLKATATHVVPGKGSADAKIMFIGEAPGAKEDALGEPFVGAAGKFLSELLATIDLKREDIYITNVVKYRPPENRDPLPEEVADCWLWLQEQVKLIDPLLIVPLGRHALERFVPGRRISLDHGKAFRRTIDGLGERVYYALYHPAAALYNGGLRQTLFDDFINIPKIISKIEKGKR
- a CDS encoding DHH family phosphoesterase; translation: MEIKPLFHKEFNTLDYILHRAHSVVLVAHNNPDLDAAGSTVALADVIRKHYKKNVVIACYNTFPDSLKEVMEGIVFVHPEKLDLASFDVAIGCDSVERGFDRLMEHLSPACVSVTIDHHHDIALKTDLRIIDGKYAATCEILYNFFVHIKCDFNKNIATALLAGIIGDTGAFQHANTTAEILQISADLIKRGASITKIISTLFANRKIETLNLWGKALEKTKFYEKTGLAVTAITEDNIAGHAVNGVEISNIASMLTTVPTVKIALIVYQADKNTVKGSLRAEKHANIDVSEIAHRIGGGGHPLASGFSLHGHLETTSDGGWHVV
- a CDS encoding 3D domain-containing protein encodes the protein MRYLLFIGVLMVLATPVAQAQENINETKDEKTQKTYLDTNNGGLACGIAGGNYQKAAYKEPEPQKFTINASAYTAAADECGKSDGITASGNKVKENRTLACPKEYKFGTKIHIEGMGTYICEDRGGAIKNNRFDIYMETKSEAFAFGRQQFEAYVVI